The proteins below are encoded in one region of Paenibacillus sp. YYML68:
- a CDS encoding transposase: protein MLPYLDKIINEFRSCFSRQATFHWFVITVIGLMVRSDQLGVTSIVRDLTLHPRCYETLIHFFRSSAWSLESLRLTWLQVVRKAAPLMTVGDRVVLVGDGMKQSKEGRRMPGVKKMHQESENSSKGEYIFGHLFGAVGVLVGASAKWFCLPLFMNLQDGVKTIWNWGASAPAEPKSDSHVVQMIGQGFAAAKVLGDALFLLDRYFLSVPALIRWKQQQAASGVRLDLITKAKVNTTAYEFPAAKKPGRGRPPKKGVKVKLKELFQTRAASFQTAKVMLYGKEETVSFLCLDLLWGQKLYQPLRFVLVLRGDQTSILVSTDLTLAGPEIISLYGYRFKIECTFREMKQVIGAFGYRFWSKSMPKLKRYLRKTENHPLEQVKNEQDQKRIRQTLEAIEGFVMCSCIATGLIQMVALTFSARTPGLFSRYLRTPSKAIVSEATVAVYLRRSIFRMVAQHPDLPITEIIRSKQEKTTNNVDLLAS from the coding sequence TTGTCATTACGGTGATCGGCCTGATGGTGCGCTCCGACCAGTTAGGGGTGACCTCCATTGTACGAGACCTTACGCTGCATCCGCGCTGCTACGAGACGCTGATCCATTTCTTTCGTTCTTCGGCCTGGTCGCTGGAATCCCTTCGATTAACTTGGCTCCAAGTCGTCCGCAAGGCGGCTCCTTTGATGACCGTTGGTGACCGCGTAGTCCTGGTGGGCGATGGCATGAAGCAGTCCAAGGAAGGCCGTCGAATGCCCGGCGTGAAGAAAATGCATCAGGAATCAGAAAATTCGTCCAAAGGTGAATATATCTTTGGCCATCTCTTTGGAGCCGTCGGTGTGTTGGTCGGAGCGTCGGCCAAATGGTTCTGCTTGCCCCTCTTTATGAATTTGCAAGACGGCGTGAAGACGATTTGGAACTGGGGAGCGTCCGCTCCAGCCGAGCCGAAATCAGATTCCCATGTGGTGCAAATGATCGGGCAGGGCTTTGCCGCCGCGAAGGTGCTTGGTGACGCCTTGTTCCTGCTGGATCGCTATTTTCTGTCCGTTCCGGCGCTGATCCGGTGGAAGCAGCAGCAGGCTGCGAGCGGAGTTCGGCTGGACCTCATCACGAAGGCCAAAGTCAACACCACAGCCTATGAATTCCCTGCCGCCAAAAAACCAGGCCGGGGCCGTCCGCCGAAGAAAGGCGTGAAAGTCAAGCTCAAGGAGCTTTTTCAAACCCGGGCAGCATCGTTTCAAACGGCCAAGGTGATGCTGTATGGCAAGGAAGAAACGGTTTCCTTTTTGTGCCTGGACCTGTTGTGGGGGCAAAAGCTGTATCAGCCTTTGCGATTTGTCCTGGTGCTGCGTGGAGACCAGACCTCCATTTTGGTGAGTACGGACCTGACGCTTGCCGGTCCCGAGATCATTTCCTTGTACGGATACCGGTTCAAGATCGAATGTACGTTTCGGGAAATGAAACAAGTCATCGGCGCCTTCGGCTATCGCTTCTGGAGCAAATCCATGCCGAAGCTCAAGCGGTATCTGCGCAAGACCGAGAACCATCCACTGGAACAAGTAAAGAACGAACAGGATCAAAAGCGAATACGACAAACACTTGAAGCCATCGAAGGATTCGTCATGTGCAGTTGCATCGCAACCGGCTTAATTCAGATGGTCGCGTTGACGTTTTCGGCGCGTACGCCGGGCTTGTTCTCGCGCTATTTGCGAACACCATCGAAAGCCATCGTCTCTGAGGCTACCGTGGCGGTTTATTTGCGCAGATCCATTTTTCGCATGGTTGCCCAGCACCCGGATTTACCCATAACCGAAATAATTCGTTCCAAGCAGGAAAAAACCACGAACAACGTGGATTTGCTGGCTTCTTAA
- a CDS encoding DUF2164 domain-containing protein has product MIAMKLPREQKEQLIESVQAYFERERSEEIGELAAEQLIDYMLQELGPHIYNKAIADARALVQEKAMQIEDELYALEKPLSSR; this is encoded by the coding sequence ATGATAGCTATGAAGCTGCCACGAGAGCAAAAAGAACAGCTCATTGAAAGTGTACAAGCTTACTTCGAGCGAGAACGATCTGAAGAAATCGGCGAGCTCGCCGCGGAGCAGCTGATTGATTATATGCTGCAGGAGCTGGGGCCGCACATCTACAACAAGGCGATCGCAGATGCGAGAGCGCTGGTCCAAGAGAAGGCGATGCAGATCGAGGATGAGCTGTACGCGCTGGAGAAGCCGTTAAGCAGTCGTTAA
- a CDS encoding transposase, which produces MLPYLDKIINEFRSCFSRQAAFHWFVITVIGLMVRSDQLGVTSIVRDLTLHPRCYETLIHFFRSSAWSLESLRLTWLQVVRKAAPLMTVGDRVVLVGDGMKQSKEGRRMPGVKKMHQESENSSKGEYIFGHLFGAVGVLVGASAKWFCLPLFMNLQDGVKTIWNWGASAPAEPKSDSHVVQMIGQGFAAAKVLGDALFLLDRYFLSVPALIRWKQEQAASGVRLDLITKAKVNTTAYEFPAAKNQAGAVRRRKARKSSSRSFFKPGQHRFKRPR; this is translated from the coding sequence ATGCTCCCATACCTCGATAAAATCATAAATGAATTTCGTTCCTGCTTCTCCAGGCAAGCCGCCTTTCACTGGTTTGTCATTACGGTGATCGGCCTGATGGTGCGCTCCGACCAGTTAGGGGTGACCTCCATTGTACGAGACCTTACGCTGCATCCGCGCTGCTACGAGACGCTGATCCATTTCTTTCGTTCTTCGGCCTGGTCGCTGGAATCCCTTCGATTAACTTGGCTCCAAGTCGTCCGCAAGGCGGCTCCTTTGATGACCGTTGGTGACCGCGTAGTCCTGGTGGGCGATGGCATGAAGCAGTCCAAGGAAGGCCGTCGAATGCCCGGCGTGAAGAAAATGCATCAGGAATCAGAAAATTCGTCCAAAGGTGAATATATCTTTGGCCATCTCTTTGGAGCCGTCGGTGTGTTGGTCGGAGCGTCGGCCAAATGGTTCTGCTTGCCCCTCTTTATGAATTTGCAAGACGGCGTGAAGACGATTTGGAACTGGGGAGCGTCCGCTCCAGCCGAGCCGAAATCAGATTCCCATGTGGTGCAAATGATCGGGCAGGGCTTTGCCGCCGCGAAGGTGCTTGGTGACGCCTTGTTCCTGCTGGATCGCTATTTTCTGTCCGTTCCGGCGCTGATCCGGTGGAAGCAGGAGCAGGCTGCGAGCGGAGTCCGACTGGACCTCATCACGAAGGCCAAAGTCAACACCACAGCCTATGAATTCCCCGCTGCCAAAAACCAGGCCGGGGCCGTCCGCCGAAGAAAGGCGCGAAAGTCAAGCTCAAGGAGCTTTTTCAAACCCGGGCAGCATCGTTTCAAACGGCCGAGGTGA
- a CDS encoding transposase, which produces MSALQKPRFKQLNHGECAGAPILKSLWERFDLSLLLTQSGMMKRSGTPSWLICFLYVIGLVSNCSSVVQMARLAEQDALLKVMFQPWKLAQYTMSRFLSNSFAWTTFGKKRVARLQQDEVTRLQDGDVINLDDTHLAHPYAKQLPFLSWLYDSSKKTYVWAMNVVVVQAVLQGGLEYPLFYRVWHKSEQKNEGLSKIDLAKQMLLMLRESATCRLWVAMDRWYLCKGFFAFLEKHQFDWVTKAKRNTALFRKVIEPYTGRERYVPVTPIMLIREVYGQLVAEGASGLVSLAIPDIYMKQPHPVTNRRGKQVNKQRYVQIAAVAAMRLKEDDSELLETEEEAPATYKGAYLLISNRFDAPEEALRTYVKRWRIEVFFRTAKQELALEKCHSETEAHHHAHFELLFTAETLLSVALYELNKEKTSDEGYTHGEMVRGLFHTRCQVRMSHHKGQQRIYIDCDTHVQQFARLIDLFWPEHYRMVLWVAHHPINYQTLPRSA; this is translated from the coding sequence ATGTCAGCGTTACAAAAACCGAGATTCAAACAATTAAACCATGGAGAGTGCGCAGGCGCACCCATACTAAAAAGCTTGTGGGAGCGGTTTGACCTTTCCCTGCTGCTCACACAATCCGGTATGATGAAACGAAGTGGTACTCCGTCCTGGCTCATCTGCTTTCTCTATGTGATCGGCCTTGTCAGTAACTGCTCGTCTGTCGTTCAGATGGCGAGACTGGCCGAGCAGGATGCGCTTCTTAAAGTGATGTTTCAGCCATGGAAGCTCGCTCAGTACACGATGAGTCGGTTTCTCTCCAACTCCTTCGCATGGACTACCTTTGGCAAAAAGCGAGTAGCGCGGCTTCAGCAGGATGAAGTCACTCGTCTGCAGGATGGGGATGTGATCAATCTGGATGATACGCATCTAGCTCATCCTTATGCCAAGCAGCTTCCTTTTTTGAGCTGGTTGTATGATTCGTCTAAGAAGACTTATGTGTGGGCGATGAATGTGGTCGTTGTTCAGGCCGTACTTCAAGGCGGACTTGAATATCCGTTGTTTTACCGCGTATGGCACAAGTCTGAGCAGAAGAACGAAGGCTTGTCGAAGATCGATTTGGCTAAGCAAATGCTCTTGATGCTGCGCGAATCGGCGACCTGCCGTCTTTGGGTTGCGATGGACCGCTGGTACTTGTGTAAAGGCTTTTTCGCCTTTCTCGAAAAGCATCAATTTGACTGGGTAACGAAGGCTAAACGCAACACGGCATTATTTCGTAAGGTCATCGAGCCTTACACGGGCAGGGAGCGGTACGTTCCTGTGACCCCGATCATGCTCATTCGGGAAGTGTACGGCCAGTTGGTTGCCGAGGGTGCGTCAGGACTGGTTTCGCTTGCGATTCCTGACATCTACATGAAGCAGCCTCATCCTGTAACGAACCGCAGAGGCAAGCAAGTCAACAAGCAGCGCTATGTACAAATTGCCGCTGTAGCCGCCATGCGCTTAAAGGAAGATGATTCCGAGTTGCTCGAGACGGAGGAGGAAGCCCCCGCGACTTACAAGGGTGCCTACCTGCTCATCAGCAACCGCTTCGATGCGCCTGAAGAAGCCTTGCGTACTTACGTGAAGCGTTGGCGGATCGAGGTGTTTTTCCGAACGGCCAAGCAGGAGCTCGCCTTGGAGAAGTGTCATTCCGAAACTGAAGCCCATCACCATGCACACTTCGAATTATTGTTTACGGCCGAAACGTTGCTGTCCGTTGCTCTATACGAATTAAACAAAGAAAAAACGAGTGATGAAGGCTACACCCACGGCGAAATGGTTCGTGGCCTCTTCCACACTCGTTGTCAGGTCCGCATGTCACACCACAAAGGGCAACAGCGAATCTACATCGATTGTGACACACATGTACAGCAGTTTGCAAGACTTATTGATTTATTTTGGCCGGAGCATTATCGGATGGTTCTTTGGGTTGCGCATCATCCGATAAACTACCAGACCTTACCACGAAGTGCATAG
- a CDS encoding VOC family protein: protein MKVIGISHVTIKVTDLNRSIDFYCRVLQMDLRHRGNKDAYLEWGSS, encoded by the coding sequence ATGAAGGTCATCGGGATTAGTCACGTCACGATTAAAGTGACTGATTTGAACAGGTCCATCGATTTTTATTGTCGTGTACTTCAGATGGACTTACGGCACAGAGGCAACAAGGATGCTTACTTGGAGTGGGGGAGCAGTTAG
- a CDS encoding 4-oxalocrotonate tautomerase family protein, with protein MPYINLQITAGATREQKARIVQEFTQTLVHVLGKKPEHIHIVIQDIEEHNWGYSGMLTDDYRKQGES; from the coding sequence ATGCCATACATCAATCTACAGATTACAGCCGGTGCGACACGCGAGCAGAAGGCTCGGATTGTGCAAGAGTTCACGCAGACACTGGTTCATGTGCTCGGCAAGAAGCCGGAGCATATTCATATTGTGATTCAAGACATCGAGGAGCACAACTGGGGCTACTCCGGTATGCTGACCGATGACTACCGTAAGCAGGGTGAGAGCTAA
- a CDS encoding DUF1361 domain-containing protein, translated as MIQPNSTPFPQKLAILLALGVLTLICMLNIYGIRQPNGDRTYLFIRWDTFLAWVPVWIALKLDFVYLMKNRTTRFVLLLLLGAIWLFFYPNSSYLVTELLHVFVRYSFDPAQRFWVNMEFWEHLLTLTSIAILGLLLAAYSLYTVQELVRRSYGLLVSWIFALLVLMLSSFGVYIGRFVRWNSWDVMTRPGYIIGQTYEMLTDSSQLGPIMMFCKYFFIVLLLGYIPIYLMTRIRRES; from the coding sequence ATGATCCAACCTAATTCTACTCCGTTTCCTCAGAAGCTTGCGATCTTGCTCGCTCTAGGAGTGTTGACGTTAATCTGCATGCTGAATATATACGGTATTCGGCAGCCGAACGGAGACCGAACTTATCTGTTTATTAGATGGGATACGTTTTTAGCATGGGTGCCCGTCTGGATTGCGCTCAAGCTTGATTTCGTATATCTCATGAAAAATCGAACGACTCGGTTCGTGCTCTTACTGCTGCTTGGCGCTATCTGGTTATTTTTCTATCCAAATTCTTCGTATCTCGTGACTGAGCTGCTACACGTGTTCGTTCGATATAGCTTCGATCCGGCTCAACGCTTCTGGGTAAATATGGAGTTCTGGGAGCATCTACTCACGCTAACCTCGATAGCGATTCTAGGCTTGCTGCTCGCGGCATATTCCTTGTATACCGTTCAGGAGCTGGTCAGAAGATCGTACGGGTTGCTCGTTAGCTGGATCTTCGCACTCCTCGTTCTTATGCTGAGCAGCTTTGGCGTATATATCGGTCGATTCGTAAGGTGGAATAGCTGGGATGTCATGACCAGACCGGGCTATATTATTGGTCAAACGTATGAGATGCTGACGGACAGCAGTCAGCTCGGCCCCATCATGATGTTTTGTAAATATTTTTTCATCGTACTGCTGCTAGGCTACATACCAATCTATTTGATGACTCGTATAAGAAGGGAAAGTTGA
- a CDS encoding SRPBCC family protein, with translation MIVVKTEIVVNAPIELCFNLSRDIELHTRTVWKHTSEKAIDGVTSGKIGLGEFVTFQATHLGIRQKLTSQIVEYERPKKFVDQMVRGAFKSMRHIHEFEAREDQTVMKDTLIFEAPLGILGLIVERLILKKYMRRFLDDRNEGLKQIAESLGLQQL, from the coding sequence TTGATTGTTGTTAAAACTGAGATCGTAGTAAATGCTCCAATTGAACTATGTTTTAATCTTTCTCGTGATATTGAACTACACACCAGAACAGTTTGGAAGCATACAAGTGAAAAAGCGATAGACGGGGTAACATCAGGAAAAATTGGCCTTGGCGAATTCGTAACCTTTCAGGCAACTCATTTGGGCATAAGACAGAAATTAACCTCCCAAATTGTAGAGTACGAAAGACCGAAAAAATTTGTAGATCAGATGGTTCGAGGCGCCTTCAAGAGTATGAGACACATACACGAGTTTGAGGCTCGAGAGGATCAGACTGTAATGAAGGATACGTTAATATTTGAGGCGCCTCTAGGAATATTAGGACTGATAGTAGAACGGCTGATCTTAAAGAAATATATGCGAAGATTTCTAGATGACCGAAACGAGGGGTTAAAGCAAATCGCTGAAAGCCTAGGACTTCAACAATTGTAG
- a CDS encoding YwqG family protein: MMKDQSVIQLVQSSGLNRIESLLISLTLESIRLWTDVEREEIIPIGSSKLGGKPDLPINHEWPQNQGGFLQFIAQINLGQIASLETTMLPSEGLLSFFYDALEQPWGFDPKDKGSWKVLYFQDMNEFERKVEPFEIQEEGSFGTARISFETQTSVPSSESMSVERLELSQDDCDRYWELYDKIQEHNRSNGITHKLLGHPDNIQGDMQLECQLVSNGLYCGDSSGYGDPRRTWLEHGAASWRLLLQVDSEDEIGMMWGDAGRLYFWIREEDLRERNFDNVWVILQCG; encoded by the coding sequence ATGATGAAAGATCAGAGTGTGATACAGCTTGTACAATCAAGTGGCCTTAACAGGATTGAATCCCTATTAATTAGCCTTACTCTGGAATCCATAAGACTATGGACTGATGTTGAACGAGAAGAGATTATCCCCATTGGCTCTTCAAAGTTAGGCGGTAAACCAGATCTTCCTATAAATCACGAATGGCCACAGAATCAAGGTGGGTTTCTTCAATTTATTGCGCAGATTAATCTTGGACAGATCGCTTCTCTAGAAACGACGATGCTTCCCTCTGAAGGGCTATTAAGCTTTTTTTACGATGCATTAGAGCAACCATGGGGATTTGATCCGAAAGATAAAGGGAGCTGGAAAGTATTATACTTTCAGGATATGAATGAATTCGAAAGAAAAGTAGAACCGTTCGAAATACAAGAAGAAGGAAGCTTCGGTACAGCGAGGATTTCCTTCGAGACACAGACTAGTGTACCTTCTTCCGAATCGATGTCTGTTGAGCGCCTTGAATTATCTCAGGATGACTGTGATCGTTACTGGGAATTGTACGATAAGATTCAGGAACATAATCGTTCAAATGGCATTACACATAAGTTATTGGGCCATCCGGATAACATTCAAGGTGATATGCAATTAGAATGTCAGCTGGTCAGCAACGGCTTGTACTGCGGAGATTCTTCAGGTTACGGTGACCCTCGGAGAACATGGTTAGAGCATGGGGCAGCTTCATGGAGGCTGCTACTTCAAGTTGATTCTGAGGATGAGATTGGAATGATGTGGGGGGACGCAGGGAGACTTTATTTTTGGATCCGGGAAGAAGATCTCCGCGAGAGGAATTTTGACAATGTATGGGTGATCTTGCAATGTGGTTAA
- a CDS encoding antibiotic biosynthesis monooxygenase: MLLEVMESAVLMIKPGMANAFESAFRQASALMTARRGYISHELHKCIETDHKYMLLVRWATLKDHMVGFRQSPEYEEWVIRLQPYLESDPQEEHYIRIKHESPDSTRS; this comes from the coding sequence ATGCTGCTGGAGGTAATGGAATCTGCTGTGCTCATGATTAAGCCGGGAATGGCTAACGCGTTCGAATCTGCCTTTCGCCAAGCTTCGGCGCTTATGACGGCTAGGCGCGGCTACATCAGCCATGAGCTGCATAAATGTATCGAGACGGATCATAAATATATGCTGCTCGTCCGATGGGCGACACTGAAGGACCATATGGTCGGCTTCCGGCAGTCTCCCGAGTACGAGGAGTGGGTGATACGGCTGCAGCCGTATCTCGAGTCGGATCCGCAGGAGGAGCATTACATTCGCATCAAGCACGAGTCGCCTGATTCTACACGTTCATAA
- a CDS encoding GrpB family protein, whose product MLRLEDEVSYRAVIEGVGFELRSENPDKTKRYFREIPGTRRTHLHVKEAGSFAEQATLLLRDYLREHVDDCRRCALEKHRLMKLYADQRPRYVEGKAPIVWEILHRAHVWAQETGWRPGQSDA is encoded by the coding sequence GTGCTCAGACTTGAGGATGAGGTAAGCTATAGAGCAGTAATTGAAGGTGTAGGGTTTGAGCTGAGAAGCGAAAATCCGGACAAGACGAAGCGGTACTTCCGCGAAATTCCCGGAACTCGTAGAACACATCTCCATGTGAAGGAAGCGGGGAGCTTCGCGGAGCAGGCGACCTTGCTGCTCAGAGATTATTTGCGGGAGCATGTGGATGATTGCCGTAGGTGTGCACTCGAGAAGCACCGTCTGATGAAGCTCTATGCCGATCAAAGACCGAGGTATGTGGAAGGCAAAGCGCCGATCGTGTGGGAAATCCTGCATCGAGCGCATGTATGGGCACAAGAGACTGGCTGGCGGCCTGGTCAGAGCGACGCTTAG
- a CDS encoding type II toxin-antitoxin system RelE/ParE family toxin yields the protein MHRSWRIIQHLQILAEDPFHPELDIKRMQGTFQDFRLRVGSYRVVYTVEEEILVIHVIKIGSRGDVYKT from the coding sequence GTGCATAGGTCATGGCGAATTATACAACACTTACAAATATTAGCCGAAGATCCTTTCCATCCTGAACTTGATATTAAAAGAATGCAAGGAACATTCCAAGATTTCCGTTTGCGTGTTGGCTCATATCGAGTTGTTTACACAGTTGAAGAAGAAATATTAGTAATCCATGTAATAAAAATTGGCTCCCGTGGTGATGTCTATAAGACCTGA